From Solanum lycopersicum chromosome 8, SLM_r2.1, the proteins below share one genomic window:
- the LOC101263138 gene encoding serine hydroxymethyltransferase 3, chloroplastic, with amino-acid sequence MEACCGAAVMSSLQQPVWVKGSAFPSKGVAGINVNSSRVKLCSVKPCRATPTEWSLITERPTSSAPEGAGSSFEDYGLHEADPDVRTIIDKEKQRQFRSLELIASENFTSRAVMEAVGSCLTNKYSEGLPGKRYYGGNEYIDELETLCQERALAAFSLDGKQWGVNVQPLSGSPANFAVYTAVLNPHDRIMGLDLPHGGHLSHGFMTPKRRVSGTSIYFESMPYRLDESTGILDYEMLEKTANLFRPKLIIAGASAYPRDFDYPRLRKIADAVGAFLMMDMAHISGLVAASVLANPFEYCDIVTTTTHKSLRGPRGGMIFFKKDPVLGMDLESAINNAVFPGLQGGPHNHTIGGLAVCLKHAKSPEFKVYQNQVVANCRALASRLMELGYKLVSGGSDNHLVLVDLRPMGIDGARVEKILDMASITLNKNSVPGDKSALVPGGIRIGSPAMTTRGFTEKEFVSVADFIHEGVQITLEAKKSVSTTKLQDFMKVVTSPDFSLMDKVLDLQKRVEALTSQYPLPGL; translated from the exons ATGGAAGCTTGTTGTGGAGCTGCGGTTATGAGTTCTCTTCAGCAGCCTGTTTGGGTTAAAGGGTCAGCTTTTCCTTCAAAAGGGGTTGCTGGTATTAATGTAAATTCGAGTCGGGTAAAGTTATGCTCTGTCAAGCCCTGTAGAGCAACTCCAACTGAATGGAGCTTGATAACAGAAAGGCCTACTTCTTCTGCTCCTGAAG GTGCTGGGAGCAGCTTTGAAGACTATGGGTTGCATGAAGCTGATCCTGATGTTCGTACTATTATTGACAAAGAGAAGCAGCGTCAGTTTAGGAGCTTAGAACTTATTGCCTCTGAGAATTTCACATCTCGAGCAGTGATGGAAGCAGTTGGTTCTTGCCTTACCAACAAATATTCTGAAGGGCTTCCAGGCAAAAG ATATTATGGTGGGAATGAATACATCGATGAGTTGGAAACTCTCTGTCAAGAAAGAGCATTGGCTGCCTTTAGCTTAGATGGAAAACAATGGGGTGTGAATGTTCAACCATTATCTGGCTCTCCGGCAAATTTTGCAGTTTACACAGCGGTTCTTAATCCACACGACCGGATTATG GGATTGGACTTACCTCATGGTGGCCACTTGTCCCATGGATTTATGACTCCAAAAAGACGGGTTTCAGGCACCTCGATTTACTTTGAATCCATGCCTTATCGACTTGATGAATCTACAG GTATTCTCGATTATGAAATGCTTGAGAAAACAGCGAATCTTTTTCGCCCAAAGCTTATTATTGCTGGTGCAAGTGCATATCCGCGTGATTTTGATTATCCTCGTTTGAGAAAG ATAGCAGATGCTGTTGGAGCTTTCCTAATGATGGATATGGCTCATATCAGTGGGCTTGTAGCTGCTTCTGTACTTGCTAATCCATTTGAATACTGTGACATTGTTACTACTACTACTCACAAG TCTCTTAGAGGTCCTAGAGGTGGAATGATCTTCTTCAAAAAAGATCCAGTTCTGGGAATGGATCTTGAATCTGCCATAAACAATGCTGTTTTTCCTGGTTTGCAG GGTGGTCCTCATAATCACACAATTGGAGGACTAGCTGTTTGCTTGAAGCATGCCAAATCACCTGAATTTAAGGTTTATCAGAACCAG GTGGTTGCCAACTGTAGAGCTCTTGCAAGCCGATTAATGGAATTAGGCTACAAGCTGGTCTCAGGAGGGAGCGACAATCATTTGGTTCTTGTGGATTTGCGGCCCATG GGAATTGATGGTGCTAGAGTGGAGAAAATACTCGACATGGCATCAATCACTCTCAATAAGAATTCAGTGCCTG GTGATAAAAGCGCACTAGTACCGGGTGGCATCCGCATAGGCTCACCAGCCATGACCACTCGAGGTTTTACAGAGAAGGAATTTGTATCAGTTGCAGATTTTATTCACGAGGGTGTGCAAATTACCCTTGAAGCCAAGAAGTCCGTCTCTACTACCAAACTCCAAGATTTCATGAAGGTTGTTACATCCCCAGATTTTAGTTTGATGGATAAGGTGTTGGACTTGCAAAAAAGAGTCGAAGCTTTGACGTCCCAGTATCCTTTGCCTGGTTTATGA